In one window of Streptomyces sp. FXJ1.172 DNA:
- a CDS encoding response regulator, whose translation MTRVLVVDDEPQIVRALVINLKARKYEVDAASDGRTALELAASRHPDAVVLDLGLPDMDGVEVIKGLRGWTRVPILVLSARHSSDEKVEALDAGADDYVTKPFGMDELLARLRAAVRRAEPVGPGEDDLTTVETEGFTVDLAAKKVNRADRDVRLTPTEWHLLEVLVRNTGRLVSQKQLLQEVWGPSYGTETNYLRVYMAQLRRKLETDPSHPKHFITEPGMGYRFEK comes from the coding sequence ATGACCCGGGTGCTCGTGGTCGACGACGAGCCGCAGATCGTGCGCGCCCTCGTGATCAACCTCAAGGCACGGAAGTACGAGGTGGACGCGGCCTCCGACGGACGCACCGCCCTCGAACTCGCCGCCTCCCGCCACCCCGACGCCGTGGTGCTCGACCTGGGCCTGCCCGACATGGACGGCGTCGAGGTGATCAAGGGCCTGCGCGGCTGGACCCGTGTGCCCATCCTGGTGCTGTCCGCCCGCCACTCCTCCGACGAGAAGGTCGAGGCACTGGACGCCGGCGCCGACGACTACGTCACCAAGCCCTTCGGCATGGACGAGCTGCTGGCCCGGCTGCGCGCCGCCGTACGCCGCGCCGAGCCGGTCGGCCCGGGCGAGGACGACCTGACGACCGTGGAGACCGAGGGATTCACCGTCGACCTGGCCGCCAAGAAGGTCAACCGCGCGGACCGGGACGTCCGCCTCACCCCGACCGAGTGGCACCTGCTGGAGGTGCTGGTCCGCAACACCGGCCGCCTGGTCAGCCAGAAGCAGCTGCTCCAGGAGGTGTGGGGACCGTCGTACGGCACCGAGACCAACTACCTGCGTGTGTACATGGCCCAGCTGCGCCGCAAGCTGGAGACGGACCCCTCGCACCCGAAGCACTTCATCACCGAGCCGGGGATGGGATACCGCTTCGAGAAGTGA
- a CDS encoding sensor histidine kinase: MARGKLRIYLGAAPGVGKTYAMLSEAHRRVERGTDCVVAFVEHHERPRTEVMLHGLEQIPRKKLEYRDTVFGEMDVDAVLRRAPAVALVDELAHTNVPGSRNAKRWQDVEELLAAGIDVISTVNIQHLESLGDVVESITGVRQRETVPDEVVRRADQIELVDMSPQALRRRMAHGNIYQPDKVDAALSNYFRPGNLTALRELALLWVADRVDEYLTAYRSEHRVSRIWGSRERIVVGLTGGPEGRTLIRRAARLAEKGAGGEVLAVYIARSDGLTAASPKELAVQRTLVEDLGGTFHHVVGDDIPAALLDFARGVNATQIVLGSSRRKAWQYVFGPGVGATVARESGPDLDVHIVTHEEVAKGRGLPVARGARLGRARIISGWLVGLGGPTALAVLLNTVDVGLANDMLLFLAVTVAAALLGGLLPALASVAFGSLLLNYYYTPPLHKWTIADPKNIVAIVIFLCVAVSVASVVDLAARRTHQAARLRAESEILSFLAGNVLRGETSLEELLERVRETFAMESAALLERASDVEPWTCAGRAGFGRPLQRPEDADVDMPVGDHMALALTGRVLPAEDRRVLAAFAAQAAVALDRRRLQEEADQARALAEGNRIRTALLAAVSHDLRTPLAGIKAAVSSLRSDDVAWSEEDQAELLEGIEEGADRLDHLVGNLLDMSRLQTGTVTPIIREIDVDEVVPMALVGVPEDSVELDVPETLPMVAVDPGLLERSVANLVENAVKYSPRGSRVVVSASAMAGRVEVRVVDRGPGVPDDAKDRIFEPFQRYGDAPRGAGVGLGLAVARGFTEAMGGTLTAEDTPGGGLTMVLSLPAAGSRPESLPGSVPTAEETGKDIAEPERQTL, from the coding sequence ATGGCACGCGGCAAGCTTCGGATCTACCTCGGCGCGGCACCGGGTGTGGGCAAGACCTACGCCATGCTCTCCGAGGCACACCGCCGTGTGGAGCGTGGCACCGACTGCGTCGTGGCCTTCGTGGAGCACCACGAGCGGCCGCGCACCGAGGTGATGCTGCACGGGCTGGAGCAGATCCCGCGCAAGAAGCTGGAGTACCGGGACACCGTCTTCGGCGAGATGGACGTCGACGCCGTGCTGCGCCGGGCGCCCGCCGTCGCCCTGGTGGACGAACTCGCCCACACCAACGTCCCGGGCTCGCGCAACGCCAAGCGCTGGCAGGACGTGGAGGAACTGCTCGCCGCCGGGATCGACGTGATCTCGACCGTCAACATCCAGCACCTGGAATCACTCGGCGACGTCGTGGAGTCGATCACGGGGGTGCGCCAGCGCGAGACCGTCCCGGACGAGGTCGTACGGCGGGCCGACCAGATCGAGCTGGTCGACATGTCGCCGCAGGCCCTGCGGCGCCGCATGGCGCACGGCAACATCTACCAGCCGGACAAGGTCGACGCGGCCCTGTCCAACTACTTCCGGCCCGGAAACCTCACCGCACTGCGCGAGCTGGCCCTGCTGTGGGTGGCCGACCGGGTGGACGAGTACCTGACGGCCTACCGCAGCGAACACCGCGTCTCCAGGATCTGGGGCTCCCGCGAGCGGATCGTGGTCGGGCTGACCGGCGGCCCCGAGGGACGCACCCTGATACGGCGTGCCGCCCGGCTCGCCGAGAAGGGCGCCGGCGGCGAGGTGCTCGCCGTGTACATAGCCCGCAGCGACGGCCTGACCGCCGCCTCGCCGAAGGAACTCGCCGTCCAGCGCACCCTCGTGGAGGACCTGGGCGGCACCTTCCACCACGTGGTCGGCGACGACATACCGGCCGCCCTGCTGGACTTCGCCCGCGGCGTCAACGCCACCCAGATCGTGCTCGGCTCCTCGCGCCGCAAGGCCTGGCAGTACGTCTTCGGGCCCGGCGTCGGTGCCACGGTCGCCCGCGAGTCCGGTCCCGACCTCGACGTGCACATCGTCACCCACGAGGAGGTCGCCAAGGGCCGCGGACTGCCCGTCGCCCGGGGTGCCCGGCTCGGACGGGCCCGGATCATCTCGGGCTGGCTGGTCGGACTCGGCGGCCCGACCGCGCTCGCGGTGCTGCTGAACACCGTCGACGTCGGCCTCGCCAACGACATGCTGCTGTTCCTGGCCGTCACGGTCGCAGCCGCCCTGCTCGGCGGCCTGCTGCCCGCGCTGGCGTCGGTGGCCTTCGGCTCGCTGCTGCTGAACTACTACTACACGCCGCCGCTGCACAAGTGGACGATCGCCGACCCGAAGAACATCGTGGCCATAGTGATCTTCCTGTGCGTCGCCGTGTCCGTGGCGTCGGTCGTGGACCTCGCGGCCCGGCGCACCCACCAGGCGGCCCGGCTGCGCGCCGAGTCGGAGATCCTCTCCTTCCTCGCCGGGAACGTGCTGCGCGGCGAGACCAGCCTGGAGGAGCTGCTGGAGCGGGTCCGGGAGACCTTCGCGATGGAGTCGGCCGCGCTGCTGGAACGCGCGAGCGACGTCGAGCCGTGGACCTGCGCCGGCCGCGCCGGGTTCGGGCGCCCGCTGCAGCGGCCCGAGGACGCCGACGTCGACATGCCCGTCGGCGACCACATGGCGCTCGCGCTCACCGGCCGGGTGCTGCCTGCCGAGGACCGCCGGGTGCTCGCCGCCTTCGCCGCGCAGGCCGCCGTCGCCCTGGACCGCCGGCGCCTTCAGGAGGAGGCCGACCAGGCGCGAGCGCTCGCCGAGGGAAACCGCATCCGCACCGCCCTGCTCGCCGCCGTCAGCCACGACCTGCGCACCCCGCTGGCCGGCATCAAGGCCGCCGTCTCCTCGCTGCGCTCCGACGACGTGGCCTGGTCCGAGGAGGACCAGGCGGAGCTGCTGGAGGGCATCGAGGAGGGCGCCGACCGCCTCGACCACCTCGTCGGCAACCTGCTCGACATGTCCCGCCTGCAGACCGGCACGGTCACGCCGATCATCCGCGAGATCGACGTGGACGAGGTGGTCCCGATGGCCCTGGTCGGCGTGCCCGAGGACAGCGTCGAGCTGGACGTCCCCGAGACGCTGCCGATGGTCGCGGTCGACCCGGGGCTCCTGGAGCGGTCCGTGGCCAACCTGGTGGAGAACGCCGTCAAGTACAGCCCGCGCGGCAGCCGCGTGGTGGTCTCCGCGAGTGCCATGGCCGGCCGCGTCGAGGTCCGCGTGGTGGACCGCGGGCCGGGCGTGCCGGACGATGCGAAGGACCGGATATTCGAACCCTTCCAGCGGTACGGTGACGCCCCGCGCGGCGCCGGGGTCGGACTCGGTCTCGCCGTCGCCCGCGGGTTCACGGAGGCCATGGGCGGCACTCTCACCGCCGAGGACACGCCGGGGGGCGGACTCACCATGGTCCTGAGCCTCCCCGCGGCAGGATCACGTCCCGAGTCCCTTCCCGGGTCCGTTCCCACGGCGGAGGAGACCGGGAAGGACATCGCAGAACCAGAAAGGCAGACCCTATGA
- a CDS encoding DUF3710 domain-containing protein, whose product MFGRRKKKGAAEDAAGEAEQVVDSVDTEADEVEEETGRERVRLEPGPRPDGPWDSAEVSDPGEGRVDLGGLFIPGVDGMELRVEVAGDAIVAATVVLRDSAVQLQAFAAPKREGIWGEVREEIGAGITQQGGIVDEVEGPLGWELRAQVPVQLPDGTGGFQVVRFVGVDGPRWFLRGVISGQGAVQPQAAGLLEQIFRDTVVVRGDGPMAPRDPIVLKLPNDAQMVPEGIQQDESRFSGGVDQLQRGPEITEVR is encoded by the coding sequence GTGTTCGGACGTCGCAAGAAGAAGGGTGCCGCCGAGGACGCGGCCGGCGAGGCCGAGCAGGTCGTCGACAGCGTCGACACCGAGGCGGACGAGGTGGAGGAAGAGACCGGGCGCGAGCGCGTCCGGCTGGAGCCCGGGCCCCGGCCCGACGGGCCCTGGGACAGCGCCGAGGTGAGCGACCCGGGTGAGGGCCGCGTGGACCTCGGCGGCCTGTTCATCCCGGGCGTCGACGGCATGGAGCTGCGGGTCGAGGTCGCCGGTGACGCGATCGTCGCCGCGACCGTCGTACTGCGCGACAGCGCCGTCCAGTTGCAGGCCTTCGCCGCGCCCAAGCGCGAGGGCATCTGGGGCGAGGTCCGCGAGGAGATCGGGGCCGGCATCACCCAGCAGGGTGGCATCGTCGACGAGGTCGAGGGCCCGCTCGGCTGGGAGCTGCGGGCCCAGGTGCCGGTGCAGCTGCCGGACGGCACAGGCGGCTTCCAGGTCGTGCGGTTCGTCGGCGTGGACGGCCCGCGCTGGTTCCTGCGCGGTGTGATCTCCGGCCAGGGCGCGGTGCAGCCGCAGGCCGCCGGGCTGCTGGAGCAGATCTTCCGCGACACGGTCGTGGTCCGCGGCGACGGCCCGATGGCGCCCCGCGACCCGATCGTCCTCAAGCTGCCCAACGACGCCCAGATGGTCCCCGAGGGCATCCAGCAGGACGAGTCCCGCTTCTCCGGCGGGGTGGACCAGCTGCAGCGGGGCCCGGAGATCACCGAGGTCCGGTAA
- the dut gene encoding dUTP diphosphatase: MSPSPLDVLLRRVDPDVPLPAYEHPGDAGADLRTTEACALAPGERAVLPTGVSIALPEGYAAFVHPRSGLAARCGVALVNAPGTVDAGYRGEIKVIVVNLDPRESVRFERFDRIAQLVVQQVERVRFHEVAELPGSARAEGGFGSTGGHAAAGGESGTSGRAAAGGPTGGNRYASVVSDREGQ; encoded by the coding sequence GTGAGCCCCAGCCCCCTCGACGTACTGCTGCGCCGCGTCGACCCCGACGTACCCCTTCCGGCGTACGAGCACCCCGGGGACGCGGGAGCCGACCTGCGCACCACCGAGGCGTGCGCACTGGCGCCCGGCGAACGGGCCGTGCTGCCCACCGGAGTGTCGATCGCCCTGCCGGAGGGGTACGCGGCCTTTGTGCACCCACGTTCCGGGCTCGCCGCCCGCTGCGGTGTCGCCCTCGTGAATGCCCCGGGGACGGTTGATGCCGGGTACCGTGGGGAGATCAAGGTGATCGTGGTGAATCTCGACCCGCGCGAGTCCGTGCGGTTCGAGCGCTTCGACCGGATTGCCCAACTGGTCGTCCAGCAGGTCGAGAGGGTCCGCTTCCACGAGGTGGCGGAGCTTCCCGGCTCGGCGCGGGCCGAAGGGGGCTTCGGGTCCACCGGGGGTCATGCCGCGGCGGGCGGCGAGAGCGGCACAAGCGGTCGGGCCGCCGCAGGCGGTCCGACGGGTGGGAATCGATACGCTTCGGTCGTATCCGACCGGGAAGGACAGTGA
- a CDS encoding PaaI family thioesterase — MSGSSASLQPPADAVKPVRHPDAPAPGELLGAHYEHCFGCGPGQPHGLHLEARAGEGVSLTAEFTVQPAHQGAPGLAHGGVLATALDETLGSLNWLLRTIAVTGRLETDFARPVPVGATLYLEAEVTAVAGRKIFSRATGRIGGFDGPVAVRADALFIEVKVDHFIDHGRKEEIQAAMSEPDQIRRTRAFEVNP; from the coding sequence GTGAGTGGTAGTTCCGCAAGCCTTCAGCCTCCCGCCGACGCGGTGAAACCGGTACGGCACCCCGACGCGCCCGCGCCCGGGGAACTCCTCGGCGCCCACTACGAACACTGTTTCGGATGTGGCCCCGGGCAGCCGCACGGGCTGCACCTGGAGGCGCGCGCCGGCGAGGGTGTCTCGCTGACCGCCGAGTTCACCGTCCAGCCCGCCCACCAGGGCGCCCCCGGTCTCGCGCACGGCGGAGTACTGGCCACGGCCCTGGACGAGACCCTCGGCTCGCTGAACTGGCTGCTGCGGACCATCGCCGTCACTGGCCGGCTGGAGACCGACTTCGCGCGCCCCGTCCCGGTGGGCGCCACGCTGTATCTGGAGGCCGAGGTCACCGCCGTCGCCGGGCGGAAGATCTTCTCCCGGGCCACGGGACGCATCGGCGGCTTCGACGGCCCCGTCGCCGTCCGCGCGGACGCCCTCTTCATCGAGGTCAAGGTCGACCACTTCATCGACCACGGCCGCAAGGAGGAGATCCAGGCCGCCATGAGCGAGCCGGACCAGATCCGGCGCACCCGCGCCTTCGAGGTGAACCCGTGA
- a CDS encoding DUF3093 domain-containing protein — protein MQLSATPYEERLTTPRSWWLFSFLVGVSFALILLPFGTLPLLGGLVGGTAAAAVVASAYGSLRIRVVGDSLIAGEAKIPVSALGASQVLDAEEARAWRTYKADTRAFLLLRAYIPTALRVEVTDPEDPTPYLYLSTREPEQLAAAIEAARKANA, from the coding sequence ATGCAGCTCTCCGCCACCCCGTACGAAGAACGCCTCACCACCCCCCGCTCGTGGTGGCTGTTCAGCTTCCTCGTGGGCGTCTCGTTCGCCCTGATCCTGCTCCCCTTCGGCACGCTGCCGCTGCTCGGCGGCCTGGTCGGCGGTACGGCCGCGGCGGCGGTGGTGGCCAGCGCGTACGGCTCGCTGCGCATCCGTGTGGTGGGTGACTCGCTGATCGCGGGCGAGGCGAAGATCCCGGTGTCGGCGCTCGGCGCATCGCAGGTGCTGGACGCCGAGGAGGCGCGCGCCTGGCGTACGTACAAGGCGGACACGCGCGCGTTCCTGCTGCTGCGCGCCTACATCCCGACGGCTCTGCGGGTGGAGGTCACCGACCCCGAGGACCCGACGCCGTACCTGTACCTGTCCACGCGGGAGCCGGAGCAGCTGGCGGCGGCGATCGAGGCGGCGCGGAAGGCGAACGCCTAG
- a CDS encoding DUF4193 domain-containing protein: MATDYDTPRKTDDDVDSDSLEELKARRNDKSTSSVDVDEFEAAEGLELPGADLSNEELAVRVLPKQQDEFTCMSCFLVHHRSQLAREKNGQPICRDCD; encoded by the coding sequence ATGGCAACCGATTACGACACTCCACGCAAGACTGATGATGACGTCGACTCCGACAGCCTTGAAGAGCTGAAGGCCCGGCGGAACGACAAGTCCACCTCGTCGGTGGACGTCGACGAGTTCGAGGCCGCCGAGGGCCTCGAGCTGCCCGGCGCCGACCTCTCGAACGAGGAGCTGGCCGTCCGGGTGCTGCCGAAGCAGCAGGACGAGTTCACCTGCATGAGCTGCTTCCTGGTGCACCACCGCAGCCAGCTGGCCCGGGAGAAGAACGGTCAGCCGATCTGCCGCGACTGCGACTGA
- a CDS encoding sensor histidine kinase, giving the protein MAATPAPPQAPPKPTWDPRRPQPPFPWLRPTIRIRLTLLYGGMFLIAGILLLSIIYLLAAQAISTGNQPLFKIVSFQELKVSSDNCPAINTASLSLSDFNNAISQCVDHQRQAALDDLLSRSLLALLGLAVIAFAFGYAMAGRVLSPLGRITRTARQVAGSDLSRRIELDGPDDELKELADTFDDMLERLQRAFTAQQRFVGNASHELRTPLAINRTLLEVHLSDPNAPVELQQLGKTLLATNERSEQLVEGLLLLARSDNQIVERKPVDLAEVATQAIDQVHAEAEAKGVKIRGERKPAVVQGNGVLLERIALNLVQNAVRYNVAEDGWVEVTTEVEPGQAVLTVSNTGPVVPAYEIDNLFEPFRRLRTERTGSDKGVGLGLSIVRSVARAHGGHIAARPREGGGLAMRVTLPL; this is encoded by the coding sequence GTGGCCGCGACACCCGCGCCCCCTCAGGCGCCGCCGAAGCCCACCTGGGACCCCAGAAGGCCGCAGCCCCCCTTCCCGTGGCTGCGCCCCACCATCCGCATACGGCTCACGCTGCTGTACGGCGGCATGTTCCTGATCGCCGGCATCCTGCTGCTGTCGATCATCTACCTGCTGGCCGCGCAGGCGATCAGCACGGGCAACCAGCCGCTGTTCAAGATCGTCAGCTTCCAGGAGCTGAAGGTCTCCAGCGACAACTGCCCGGCGATCAACACCGCCAGCCTGTCGCTGTCGGACTTCAACAACGCGATCAGCCAGTGCGTGGACCACCAGCGCCAGGCGGCCCTGGACGACCTGCTCAGCCGCTCGCTGCTGGCCCTGCTCGGGCTCGCCGTGATCGCCTTCGCGTTCGGCTACGCGATGGCCGGCCGGGTGCTGTCCCCGCTCGGCCGGATCACCCGCACCGCGCGCCAGGTGGCCGGTTCCGACCTGTCCCGCCGGATCGAGCTGGACGGCCCGGACGACGAGCTGAAGGAACTGGCCGACACCTTCGACGACATGCTGGAGCGGCTGCAGCGGGCCTTCACCGCCCAGCAGCGCTTCGTCGGCAACGCCTCCCACGAGCTGCGCACCCCGCTCGCGATCAACCGCACGCTCCTCGAGGTCCACCTGTCGGACCCGAACGCGCCGGTGGAGCTGCAGCAGCTCGGCAAGACGCTGCTGGCCACCAACGAACGCAGCGAGCAGCTGGTCGAGGGCCTGCTGCTGCTCGCCCGCAGTGACAATCAGATCGTCGAGCGCAAGCCGGTCGACCTGGCCGAGGTCGCCACCCAGGCCATCGACCAGGTGCACGCCGAGGCCGAGGCGAAAGGCGTGAAGATCCGCGGCGAGCGCAAGCCCGCCGTGGTGCAGGGCAACGGCGTCCTGCTCGAACGGATCGCGCTGAACCTGGTGCAGAACGCGGTGCGCTACAACGTGGCCGAGGACGGCTGGGTGGAGGTGACCACCGAGGTCGAGCCCGGGCAGGCGGTCCTCACGGTCTCGAACACCGGGCCGGTGGTGCCGGCGTACGAGATCGACAACCTCTTCGAGCCCTTCCGGCGGCTGCGCACGGAGCGCACGGGCAGCGACAAGGGGGTCGGCCTCGGCCTGTCCATCGTCCGGTCCGTGGCCCGCGCGCACGGCGGTCACATCGCGGCACGGCCCCGCGAGGGGGGTGGCCTGGCGATGCGTGTCACTTTGCCACTGTGA
- a CDS encoding response regulator transcription factor has translation MRVLVVEDEQLLADAVATGLRREAMAVDVVYDGAAALERIGVNDYDVVVLDRDLPLVHGDDVCRKIVELGMPTRVLMLTASGDVSDRVEGLEIGADDYLPKPFAFSELIARVRALGRRTSVPLPPVLERAGIKLDPNRREVFRDGKEVQLAPKEFAVLEVLMRSEGAVVSAEQLLEKAWDENTDPFTNVVRVTVMTLRRKLGEPPVIVTVPGSGYRI, from the coding sequence GTGCGCGTACTCGTCGTCGAGGACGAGCAACTGCTCGCCGATGCGGTGGCCACCGGACTGCGCCGGGAGGCCATGGCCGTCGACGTCGTGTACGACGGTGCGGCCGCCCTCGAGCGCATCGGCGTCAACGACTACGACGTGGTCGTCCTCGACCGCGACCTCCCGCTCGTGCACGGCGACGACGTCTGCCGCAAGATCGTCGAGCTGGGCATGCCCACGCGCGTGCTCATGCTCACCGCGTCCGGCGATGTCAGCGACCGTGTCGAGGGCCTGGAGATCGGCGCCGACGACTACCTGCCCAAGCCCTTCGCCTTCAGCGAGCTGATCGCGCGCGTGCGCGCCCTCGGCCGTCGTACGAGCGTGCCCCTGCCGCCCGTCCTGGAGCGCGCCGGCATCAAGCTCGACCCCAACCGCCGCGAGGTCTTCCGCGACGGCAAGGAGGTCCAGCTCGCGCCCAAGGAGTTCGCGGTCCTCGAGGTCCTGATGCGCAGCGAGGGCGCGGTCGTCTCGGCCGAGCAGCTGCTGGAGAAGGCCTGGGACGAGAACACCGACCCGTTCACCAACGTGGTGCGCGTGACGGTGATGACGCTTCGCCGCAAGCTGGGCGAGCCGCCGGTCATCGTCACCGTGCCCGGCTCCGGCTACCGGATCTGA
- a CDS encoding inositol monophosphatase family protein — MTDALHRDLLELAQEAARRAGELLRDGRPADLAVAKTKSSPIDVVTEMDIAAEKLITDLISGRRPDDGFLGEEGASAEGTSGVRWVIDPLDGTVNYLYGLPTWSVSIAAQQDGETVAGVVAAPMRGETYHAVRGGGAWATGAWEGERALACRPAPPLEQALVSTGFNYVTEVRVHQAEVAARLIPLLRDIRRGGSAAIDLCDVACGRLDGYYERGLNAWDHAAGDLIAREAGALVGGRPGQPPSRDLTVAGSPGVFEPLQGLLEDFGAWHD, encoded by the coding sequence GTGACCGACGCACTCCACCGGGACCTGCTCGAACTGGCCCAGGAGGCCGCCCGCCGCGCCGGAGAGCTGCTGCGTGACGGCCGCCCGGCGGATCTGGCCGTGGCGAAGACGAAATCCAGCCCGATCGACGTCGTCACCGAGATGGACATCGCGGCCGAGAAGCTGATCACCGACCTGATCTCCGGCCGGCGGCCCGACGACGGCTTCCTCGGCGAGGAGGGCGCCTCGGCCGAGGGCACGAGCGGCGTCCGCTGGGTCATCGACCCCCTGGACGGCACCGTGAACTACCTGTACGGCCTGCCGACCTGGTCCGTGTCCATCGCGGCACAGCAGGACGGCGAGACCGTCGCCGGGGTCGTCGCGGCGCCGATGCGCGGCGAGACGTACCACGCCGTGCGCGGCGGCGGCGCGTGGGCGACCGGCGCGTGGGAGGGCGAGCGGGCGCTGGCCTGCCGCCCCGCGCCCCCGCTGGAGCAGGCGCTGGTCTCCACCGGCTTCAACTACGTCACCGAGGTCCGCGTCCACCAGGCCGAGGTGGCCGCCCGGCTGATCCCGCTGCTGCGCGACATCCGGCGTGGCGGCTCGGCGGCGATCGACCTGTGCGACGTGGCCTGCGGTCGGCTGGACGGGTACTACGAGCGCGGGCTCAACGCATGGGACCACGCCGCCGGTGACCTGATCGCGCGGGAGGCCGGCGCACTGGTCGGCGGGCGGCCCGGACAGCCGCCGTCGCGGGACCTCACCGTCGCCGGGTCGCCGGGGGTGTTCGAGCCGCTCCAGGGCCTCCTGGAGGACTTCGGGGCCTGGCACGACTGA
- a CDS encoding ferrochelatase — protein MPDALDASPYDALLLLSFGGPEGPDDVVPFLENVTRGRGIPKERLKEVGQHYFLFGGVSPINDQNRALLDALRKDFAEHGLDLPVYWGNRNWAPYLTDTLREMVADGRRRILVLATSAYASYSGCRQYRENLADALAALQAEGLELPKIDKLRHYFNHPGFVEPMTDGVLRSLADLPEDVRAGAHIAFTTHSIPTSAADTSGPVEAHGEGGAYVEQHLDVAQLIADAVRERTGVDHPWRLVYQSRSGAPHIPWLEPDICDHLEEQHAAGVPAVVMAPIGFVSDHMEVLYDLDTEATAKAGELGLPVRRSATVGADPRFAAAVRELITERAEAERGREITPCALGTLGASHNVCPVGCCPARAPRPAAAGADSPYA, from the coding sequence ATGCCAGACGCGCTCGATGCCAGCCCGTACGACGCCCTGCTCCTGCTCTCCTTCGGCGGCCCCGAAGGCCCGGACGACGTGGTCCCGTTCCTGGAGAACGTCACGCGCGGGAGAGGCATCCCGAAGGAACGCCTGAAGGAAGTCGGGCAGCACTACTTCCTGTTCGGCGGGGTCAGCCCCATCAACGACCAGAACCGCGCCCTGCTGGACGCCCTGCGCAAGGACTTCGCCGAGCACGGCCTGGACCTGCCGGTCTACTGGGGCAACCGCAACTGGGCGCCGTACCTGACGGACACCCTGCGCGAGATGGTCGCCGACGGCCGCCGCCGCATCCTCGTGCTCGCCACCAGCGCCTACGCCTCCTACTCGGGCTGCCGCCAGTACCGCGAGAACCTCGCCGACGCGCTCGCCGCCCTTCAGGCCGAGGGCCTCGAACTGCCGAAGATCGACAAGCTGCGGCACTACTTCAACCACCCCGGCTTCGTCGAGCCCATGACCGACGGCGTGCTGCGCTCCCTCGCCGACCTCCCCGAGGACGTCCGCGCGGGCGCCCACATCGCCTTCACCACGCATTCCATCCCGACCTCCGCCGCCGACACCTCCGGCCCCGTCGAGGCGCACGGCGAGGGCGGCGCCTACGTCGAGCAGCACCTGGACGTGGCCCAGCTGATCGCCGACGCCGTCCGCGAGCGCACCGGCGTGGACCACCCCTGGCGGCTCGTCTACCAGTCGCGTTCCGGCGCCCCGCACATCCCGTGGCTCGAGCCGGACATCTGCGACCACCTCGAGGAGCAGCACGCCGCGGGCGTCCCGGCCGTGGTCATGGCCCCCATCGGCTTCGTCTCGGACCACATGGAGGTCCTCTACGACCTCGACACCGAGGCCACGGCCAAGGCCGGGGAACTGGGCCTGCCGGTGCGCCGCTCGGCCACCGTGGGCGCCGACCCCCGCTTCGCCGCCGCCGTCCGCGAGCTGATCACGGAGCGCGCCGAGGCGGAGCGCGGCCGGGAGATCACCCCCTGCGCCCTGGGCACCCTCGGTGCGAGCCACAACGTCTGCCCCGTCGGCTGCTGCCCGGCCCGCGCCCCGCGCCCGGCCGCAGCGGGCGCCGACAGCCCCTACGCGTGA